A DNA window from Desulfuromonas sp. contains the following coding sequences:
- a CDS encoding transcriptional regulator: MPMYEYKCSACDLVFEARQKFSDAPLTECRECGGSVQKLISQTAFTLKGDGWYDQGYGPKPSCDSSEKSPACAGCPKAANE; encoded by the coding sequence ATGCCGATGTACGAATACAAATGCAGCGCTTGTGATCTGGTTTTTGAAGCCCGCCAGAAATTTTCCGATGCACCGCTCACCGAATGTCGTGAGTGTGGCGGCAGTGTGCAGAAATTGATTTCCCAGACAGCTTTTACCCTCAAGGGCGATGGCTGGTATGATCAGGGTTATGGCCCAAAGCCGTCCTGCGACTCTTCCGAGAAGAGCCCGGCCTGCGCCGGTTGTCCCAAGGCGGCAAACGAGTAG
- a CDS encoding bifunctional methylenetetrahydrofolate dehydrogenase/methenyltetrahydrofolate cyclohydrolase FolD, producing the protein MAQIIDGKQIARNLRGAISDDVAGLKEKGVTPGLAVVLVGDDPASRVYVSMKEKACEECGIFSDEHKLPAETSEEQLLALIDELNNDERIDGILVQLPLPDQIDEAKVLEAISPKKDADGFHPYNVGRLATGNALFKPCTPYGVMKMFEAEGVDLKGKEVVVVGRSNIVGKPVALMCLEEHATVTICHSRTRDLADKVRQADVVIAAVGRPEMVKGDWIKDGAVVIDVGVNRVGEKKLVGDVDFEGASRHASAITPVPGGVGPMTITMLLYNTVEAAKRRLAAMG; encoded by the coding sequence ATGGCGCAAATAATTGATGGCAAGCAGATCGCCAGGAATCTGCGAGGGGCAATATCGGATGATGTTGCCGGCTTGAAGGAAAAAGGGGTGACTCCGGGGCTGGCTGTGGTTCTGGTTGGTGATGATCCGGCCAGTCGGGTCTATGTCTCGATGAAGGAGAAGGCTTGTGAGGAGTGCGGCATTTTCTCCGACGAGCATAAACTGCCGGCCGAGACCAGCGAAGAGCAGCTTCTCGCCCTGATTGACGAGTTGAACAATGATGAGCGGATCGACGGCATTCTGGTTCAGTTGCCACTGCCGGACCAGATCGATGAAGCGAAAGTGCTCGAGGCGATTTCACCCAAAAAGGATGCCGACGGTTTTCATCCGTACAACGTCGGTCGCCTGGCGACCGGTAACGCCCTGTTCAAACCCTGCACTCCGTATGGGGTCATGAAGATGTTTGAGGCTGAAGGTGTCGATCTCAAGGGGAAAGAGGTCGTCGTCGTTGGCCGTTCCAATATTGTCGGCAAGCCGGTGGCCCTGATGTGCCTCGAAGAACATGCGACGGTGACGATCTGTCATTCGCGTACGCGTGATCTGGCTGACAAGGTGCGCCAGGCTGATGTTGTTATTGCCGCGGTCGGCCGGCCGGAGATGGTCAAGGGTGACTGGATCAAGGATGGTGCGGTCGTTATCGATGTCGGTGTCAACCGGGTGGGCGAGAAAAAACTGGTCGGTGATGTCGATTTCGAAGGTGCGAGCCGCCACGCCAGTGCGATTACCCCGGTGCCGGGTGGTGTCGGTCCGATG
- a CDS encoding L-seryl-tRNA(Sec) selenium transferase — protein sequence MKMSDRRNLLKTLPAIDKILHAPEMITLAETCPHVLLVEAAQRTVDDLRRQILDEKMPAPECTPEIVAKKALAIAEKLNTPSLQKVINVTGTLLHTNLGRAPLCQAALAAMQEVSAGYSNLEYDLDAGQRGKRFRHVEDLICRLTGAEAATVVNNNAGAVLLALAALAGEKEALVSRGELIEIGGSFRIPDIMAAGNVRLVEVGTTNKTHLEDYRRAITADTALILKVHTSNYRIVGFTEAVPGSALADLGREKGVTVLEDLGSGLLIDLSDYGLPPEPTVGEALKTGIDVLTFSGDKLLGGPQAGIIVGRKECIERIRKHPMARALRIDKMTLAAIEATLRLYLDPEQALREIPTLRMLAQHDDQLKVKSEQLIEKLMKELNGACSMELISTLATVGGGALPLAELPGFGIALKPKTISPNRLAENLRQSIPPVIGRIQNEYFIIDPRTLAVDEEPLLCQSLANALRITD from the coding sequence GTGAAGATGTCTGACCGCCGGAACCTGCTCAAAACCCTCCCTGCCATAGACAAAATACTGCACGCGCCCGAGATGATCACGCTGGCCGAAACCTGCCCGCACGTGCTGCTGGTTGAAGCAGCTCAGCGGACGGTCGATGACTTGCGAAGACAGATTCTCGATGAAAAAATGCCGGCACCGGAGTGCACGCCTGAAATCGTTGCCAAAAAAGCGCTCGCAATTGCGGAAAAGCTGAATACTCCCTCACTGCAGAAAGTGATCAACGTTACCGGCACCCTGCTCCATACCAACCTCGGGCGAGCCCCGCTCTGCCAGGCAGCCCTTGCGGCGATGCAGGAAGTCTCGGCCGGGTACTCGAATCTCGAATACGATCTCGATGCCGGTCAACGGGGCAAGCGCTTCCGCCATGTCGAAGACCTGATCTGCCGCCTGACCGGGGCCGAGGCGGCGACGGTGGTCAACAACAACGCCGGTGCCGTCCTGCTGGCGCTTGCCGCCCTTGCCGGAGAGAAAGAAGCGCTCGTCTCCCGCGGCGAGTTGATCGAAATCGGCGGTTCGTTCCGCATCCCCGACATCATGGCGGCCGGAAACGTCAGACTGGTCGAAGTCGGAACCACCAACAAGACCCATCTTGAGGACTACCGCAGGGCGATCACAGCCGATACGGCGCTGATCCTGAAAGTCCATACCAGCAACTACCGCATTGTCGGATTTACCGAAGCGGTTCCGGGCAGCGCCCTGGCCGACCTCGGCCGGGAAAAGGGCGTCACTGTACTCGAAGACCTCGGCAGCGGACTGCTGATCGATCTGTCAGATTACGGCCTGCCGCCGGAACCGACAGTCGGTGAAGCGTTGAAGACCGGGATAGATGTACTGACATTCAGCGGCGACAAGCTCCTCGGCGGACCGCAGGCCGGTATTATCGTTGGCCGCAAAGAGTGTATTGAGCGGATACGCAAACACCCGATGGCCCGGGCCCTGCGTATCGACAAGATGACCCTGGCGGCGATCGAAGCGACCTTGCGTCTTTACCTCGATCCGGAGCAGGCACTGCGCGAAATCCCGACCCTGCGGATGCTGGCGCAGCATGATGACCAGTTAAAGGTAAAAAGCGAGCAGCTGATCGAGAAACTAATGAAAGAACTGAACGGGGCATGCAGCATGGAATTAATCTCGACACTGGCTACGGTTGGCGGCGGCGCCCTGCCGCTGGCCGAGCTTCCCGGCTTCGGTATTGCCCTCAAACCGAAAACGATCTCGCCGAACCGGCTGGCCGAAAACCTCCGGCAGTCGATACCACCGGTTATCGGCCGGATCCAGAACGAATATTTCATTATCGACCCACGGACTCTAGCCGTAGATGAAGAGCCCCTGCTCTGCCAATCTCTGGCGAATGCCTTAAGGATAACCGACTGA